aaaatcatGCTTGTTCTCAACATATGTGTTTACAAGCCCTACAAAAATCAGATCCAAatttgagaaacaaaaaagacaaatctattGTGAATAGTGTAGTTTTTTTACACTATTCATGTTTTGTCTTTATTGATACTATTCATGCtgaatttcttttttttctttctcattgcacaatttgaatttggatctgatTTTTTTAAGGCTTGTAGACACATATGTTGAGAACATACATGATTTTTTTGGAAAGTTTTTGACACATTTAAATTTAAATATTTTGAATTGGTATCATGGGAGAATGTAAGTGTTGGTATCATGCCCAAGAAGAAGGTCTTCTAGTGACCCCCTCGCCTCGGCCCAACGTTCTGCTGCCACGCGCCCCTCTACCTCCAAGCGCATGGAGAACCTTCAGGAACACTCTGCCGCCTGCCCCATGGGCGCGCACAGCCCGCCACGAGGAGCGGCACGGACACGTTGCCGCGCGGCACCCCACACGTGTACCCACGCGCGCCTCCCCCGCTCCGTTCATAAAACCGAGGCCCTCGGCTCCACCGCTCGGCACTTCTCTATCGTATCGCAGACTCGTAGTCCAGTACGCAGTACATAGCAAGCAAGAGAAGAGAGCAGACCAGCTACGTGGGAGAGATGGGCAGCAGGCTTGACGCGCGCACGCTCAAGGACGAGGTGGCGAGCATGGACCGGCGCCCGCTCCTCGACCTCGGCCACCCGCTCCTCAACCGCGTCGCCGACAGCTTCATCCGCGCCGCCGGAGTACGTGCCTTTTTTTATCTCCACCCAACGTGCACGCATGCTCTGCTCCATTGTTTGCGAATGAGCTCCGTGTTTTAGTTCATCTGATCTGACTGCTCCGGGCTGGTATGATGGCAGGTCGGAGCGGCGAGGGCGGTGTCGCGGGAGGCCTACTTCGTCGCCGTCGAAGGGATGGGAGGAGACTCGACGGGGCTGGACAGCACCGCCAAGAGGAGCCATTTCTCCAGCGCCAGAGGTGATACCTCTTTTCTGGACAGTAGCTCTTTTCTCTGTTTACGTTGAGCCTGAGCTGATGAAATCGACTCTCCACAGGGGATGACGGCCAGAAGTCGCTCGACGCAGTGGTAAGCTACCAGGCTTGCTTTTCAAGGCTCAAATTATCTGTTCCGATAGCTAGTTCTTCTCCCTCTGACCACTAGCTCGCACCTTGATTTGCAGGTTAAATCGGCAAGCAAGGAGGCCATTCAGTGGGGTTAGTATTCATTTCAGCGTTAACTAATTATTTCATCTCAAACATTTTTTTAGCACAGCTTCTAATATGTGTTGTTCTTCCGGCAGGATTGGCAGCCGGAGTGTACTCTGGGATAACGTACGGTCTGAGAGAGGCCAGAGGACACCATGACTGGGTTGGTTTCTCGATCTTCTAAATTATTTTTCTGCTTGCTGTTTTAGATCAGCTAGCTTCGGAATTAACTGGCTGCTAACTAACTTGTGCTTGTTAACCTTGATGCTGCTGCAGAAGAACAGTGCGATAGCAGGGGCGATCGCCGGAGCGGCAGTCGCGCTGACCGGGGACAACGGGCACTCCGACCACGTCGTCCATTTCGCCATCACCGGAGCCGCACTGTCGAGCGCGGCGACCATGCTCTCAGGCATATTCTAAGCCACGGGGTGTGGGGCTAGGGCTAAGAAATTTGGAGCAACTCTTGAAATGTCGTACTGTATTTCCCTTAATTTCTCCATGTACCTTTGACAGTTTGTGCACTCTGTCCCATCTGCTAGCTAGTCCTGGCACCAAGCAAGCCCGAATTTCGTTAGAATTTCGGCTGTAATGTTTGTTCCCTTTGCTCTATGTGTTCTATTTATGGCACTATGCTCACGAGTTTGAGACCTCGAATCCTCTATGACCACATGGATGTCTAGATGAGGATAGAGTTGCTGGAGTAGTGTTTGATAGGTTCTATGGATCGGATAGGCTAGGATTACGGCAACAGTGGTGGTAGGTATTACCTTCTTGTGGCTCGAGGAGCTCCCGGTGCCGGCCATGATGAcggtggccggtgatggcagagTAGGCAGAGTAGGGGTGGCGGTGCTTCCCGTCAGCACTGTAGGTAGGGTGTACGGCGTTGCGACGAACCTCGTGAGTCGAGCcgccggcccccacctctttatatagtgcaggtgacaggggccGTCAATCATAGTCGGTTGAGCGCCCCTGATTAGGGCGCagatctaagggcccggtgggccgttgggcccacacggtggagatcatcctaacGTTTTCCtccttgatctcaacttttacttttgaccttatacttttactttactcgtttcataacagaTCAATACATAGAACATGTTTCAGATCAATACATAGAACATGTTTAATTGCTGATAAAATCAGACAGCCACAACGTACCTCTTTGTTTTGAAACAAATTCTTTAACCTTGGCCCTTTTTATTGTCCGGAAATATTAGAATAAAACCCATGACTGTGTGTTCTTCGAACCCACTGGCGgtaagcctttaataagcagatctgcaaaCACTTGTGTGTTGTTTTTATGCTTCAAGCATTTCTACATAATTCCGGACTTTCTCCTTTACAACGCATAACTCTGTGTCAGTGTGTTTGGCATCAACACTTGACTCGTTGTTCTAGGAGCGAAAAACTTAAAATGGTTATCGCTGTTGTCAACCATTACTAACTCCGGGTACAGGTCTCCTTAACCATTTTGCCCgtccctcagcctcatatcaaGCTATAAAATATCTTTGCATCACATTGATGATAATTGTTTCATTCTTTGAAGCTTTTCACacaaaaaccttcaaatataaaagttagcgacaattgtggatttcgctaTACATTTCACATGTCCTGTCTTTGTACTCACAATTTTTTGAGAGCACTTATTTCTTTTAGCATGAGGCCGATATCTTTGACTCCATTCCAGTGATCTATATATGTACTGGACATTGCCAAAACAACCCGGATACGTGAATTGTGTCAGGGTAATATATTGagcttccaacagctgaagcatatggTACCATATCCGTTTTCAATCTTTTCTCATCAACTTTTGAAACACCATAGTTTCCAGTTCCATTACCCTTGACTATAAGAACAGGCGTAGGTTTTCTCGCATGCATACTTTAGAGACCTTTGTTAGCATGTCCATGCGACATTCCTAATGCCCCATTTTATTATTTTCTTGGTGAATCTCGATATTTATAACAAGAGACACTCCAAGAAATGCAATTTTGAACTTTGAGGACAAGAACTTCTTTTCTCCTCCTGAAGTAGATTAACATCACCATTAGCAAGTAGGACGTCATCCACATGCACAGGATTGGGAAATGAATTCCCCATTCTATAACTTTGCATGAATACAATTGTCCTTCCATTTTCTTTAACCCAAAATATCATCTGATTCTTTAAACTTTAAATGCAACTGTCTAGAGACTTGCTCTAGTCCATAAAAAACTTCTTGAAGCAGTATCCCTTGTGTTCTTTACattcatctgatgtaactcagatcatgatgtCGGTCATGATGTGCCACTGACACTCGTTGTAATTTGTTCATTCTCTTTGCACAAAATCTTTCGATTCAAGTCGCGCTTTACACCTTTACATATTTCCTTTGGAGTCACATTGACCTTGTAGACCTTTTACAGCCTACTGTTTATGCTCCATTGGAAATTACTTATGAGTCCCAAACATTGTCGGGATTCACCAATTTTATTTCATCTCACATAGTCTCTTATCATTTAGACAAACAGACACTTCTCTAAGCTCGATTGAGCACTTTAAATGAGGTGAGATCAACCTCGATTTGAATTTCACTAACATAGACTTTATAGTAATCAGAAGTATCTGATTTTCTCATTCCTTGAGACCATCTGTGTCTCAGGTACTGGCACTTCTTTCATATGGGGCTGTTGTTGCTCTGTCATTGCCAAGAGGCAAATTAATTCTATGGTCTTTTATTTCGAAGAGGCAATAGGTTTTACAGGGACCTGTGTCACAAGATCCATGTGTACTCATTCATCCTTTATAGAGCTAACATCAGGTGTTGTTTAGGTCATACAACATGCTCCCCGAGATTACTCCATCTTCACTAAAAATAGCGTATCTTTAAACTTTATTATTTGGGTTTATTCTATTAaaactttcttctttatggcactttaaGCACCGTCTTAGTATTCCTTAGTCTGCTTTTGGAACTGTAAAAGATCCGGGAATACAgctatttcttttctttaggggtattaTTATTATCGTCGTACTCCCCAAGACGATCACATTCTTCATTAATGGATATCtcatatttctttctccccctcgaaatgtggtaAGAAATTTTCTGCCACAATTTCGAAAAACCATTCACaactcttgtgaattgaggaaactttgattatctacttcatttatctgattacttcatacgtaatgaagttatctgttaactggtatgggagtactttttcctcattccatttcagaaactcaacagagttctttatcattagtacttttgcaagtcacacttgcatatGATTCTTATCTTTAGTTTCGTCTGTAACTTTTATTCTCTTCGGATTTATTGAGTGCTTAATGACCGTTACACATAAGATGTACGGTTGATACTaggaaagcataatagctactccatacttttctcccagagtgggacACATTAAAAGCACATGAGTCATCATGTCTTTCTCCTGTCATACAAGATAAGTCTGAGAAAATTTCTGCCGCCATACGGGTTACGCAGGGATTTTCCCAGACTTTTCCTGCCATGcgggttttatcataatcatcttttcccACCATATGGGTAATTCCTTGTAAGGGACAaaaatgccagaattggctcttttgactgcatattcaatcatcaaaaTTATAAATAAATCcgaatgctctttgacacacatgcttgatccgacgttggtcaaattaaacacgcatgttgcttgtttTATCTCAAATCATAGAGAGTATATGAAAgacattcgtcaaccaagactctcaatgatctaaCTCTTTTCTTTTGAAaccattctttagagagaacatactatctcacgttatgacctttcttggtcatctttcgggtcacaagtacccaaccattcgcTTTCATGaatgaaagcatggaaaacttttagtctgagaaaacttagccaataatcaacaataatgagcataaaaataaccctacgttggtctggttaaaaaaatatgcacattaagcttttgcaaaactt
This window of the Triticum aestivum cultivar Chinese Spring chromosome 5D, IWGSC CS RefSeq v2.1, whole genome shotgun sequence genome carries:
- the LOC123124273 gene encoding outer envelope pore protein 16-2, chloroplastic, yielding MGSRLDARTLKDEVASMDRRPLLDLGHPLLNRVADSFIRAAGVGAARAVSREAYFVAVEGMGGDSTGLDSTAKRSHFSSARGDDGQKSLDAVVKSASKEAIQWGLAAGVYSGITYGLREARGHHDWKNSAIAGAIAGAAVALTGDNGHSDHVVHFAITGAALSSAATMLSGIF